A window of the Gammaproteobacteria bacterium genome harbors these coding sequences:
- a CDS encoding DUF3570 domain-containing protein, with the protein MQLKKRQIRQALATATCSLLAGVAAESQAKDGEWEVKASTLFYKEIDRINVYEETLSLKKELAQDESISLKRTHDIMTGASPTGAAAPTATQTFTTPSGSDVTNTAGESPLGRFQDIRTAYNVTWDKPMSRLLKASWAANFSYEYDYTSGGLSAYFSKDTEKRRVTWNFGASANYDRIRPNGGVPTGLAATTDTARYPSDQKFMMDWLLGFSSVINRNTLGSMTYMGGFSAGYMNDPYKVISRLNVDGSPSGSEQFEKRPDERNYNSLHWRAVHQRKESQYAGDVVDLSYRFYWDDWEMDSHTLEGRYRHDVKNGSDGEYWQGHARLYRQSAASFYHYGLPVLSPDPGFASADYRLATAVTSTLGLLYGRKIFKDIDMTVRGEYLRQWYMSGDITPLNAIAVQGSLYYRF; encoded by the coding sequence ATGCAATTAAAAAAACGACAGATACGTCAAGCGCTGGCGACAGCGACGTGCAGTTTGCTGGCAGGTGTTGCTGCTGAATCGCAAGCAAAAGATGGTGAGTGGGAAGTAAAAGCGTCAACGCTGTTTTACAAAGAAATTGATCGCATCAATGTTTACGAAGAAACCTTGTCGCTGAAAAAAGAATTGGCGCAGGACGAAAGCATTTCCTTGAAGCGCACCCATGACATCATGACAGGAGCTTCACCGACAGGTGCCGCTGCGCCGACGGCGACACAGACATTTACCACGCCCTCAGGCAGCGATGTAACCAATACGGCAGGCGAGTCGCCGCTGGGAAGATTTCAGGATATTCGTACCGCCTACAACGTGACCTGGGACAAACCCATGAGTCGCTTGTTGAAGGCAAGCTGGGCGGCGAATTTTTCGTACGAATACGATTACACCTCCGGTGGTTTGAGTGCCTATTTCAGCAAGGATACCGAGAAGCGACGCGTTACCTGGAATTTTGGTGCATCGGCCAATTACGATCGCATTCGTCCAAACGGTGGGGTACCTACGGGGTTGGCGGCGACCACGGACACGGCGCGTTATCCATCGGATCAGAAATTTATGATGGACTGGTTGCTGGGGTTTAGCTCGGTGATCAATCGCAACACGCTGGGTTCGATGACGTACATGGGCGGATTTAGCGCCGGCTACATGAATGATCCCTACAAAGTGATCAGTCGTTTGAATGTGGATGGTTCACCAAGTGGTTCGGAGCAGTTTGAAAAGCGTCCCGACGAGCGCAACTACAACAGTTTGCATTGGCGTGCGGTGCATCAGCGCAAAGAATCACAATATGCGGGTGACGTGGTCGATTTGAGTTATCGCTTTTACTGGGATGACTGGGAGATGGACTCGCACACTTTGGAAGGTCGTTATCGTCACGATGTGAAAAACGGCAGTGACGGCGAATACTGGCAGGGGCATGCGCGTTTGTATCGCCAATCGGCAGCCAGTTTTTATCACTATGGTTTGCCTGTGCTCAGTCCTGATCCGGGGTTTGCCAGTGCCGATTATCGTTTGGCGACGGCAGTGACCTCCACGCTGGGTTTGCTGTATGGCCGTAAAATTTTCAAAGACATTGATATGACGGTGCGCGGAGAATATTTGCGTCAGTGGTACATGAGCGGCGATATCACGCCGCTCAATGCAATTGCAGTACAGGGCAGTTTGTATTATCGATTCTAG
- the ileS gene encoding isoleucine--tRNA ligase has translation MRGNLAQREPKMFNEWFEQGLYEQIRAVSKGRPKFVLHDGPPYANGEIHLGHAVNKVLKDVIVKSKTLAGFDAPYVPGWDCHGLPIELQVEKKVGKAGEKVSAKQFRKACREYAGKQVELQKEGFKRLGVLGDWNNPYLTMNFKFEADIVRALAKIIDNGHLHKGSKPVHWCVDCGSALAEAEVEYENKRSPAIDVRFSVLDDAAFLDRCHHVDNVGSGPLSVVIWTTTPWTLPANEAVALNGNLDYVIVECVGEHGTERLLLAEAMVKEVMGRWKFEEHRVIAYAKGEALEGVKLQHPFYDKQVPIILGDHVTTDAGTGAVHTAPAHGQEDYVAGSRYNLPVENPVGGDGKFIPGTALFEGQHVFKANDSVLEVLRTNGKLVHAEALNHSYPHCWRHKTPIIFRATPQWFISMEQNALRDHANQAIKNVRWIPEWGQARIEGMVEKRPDWCVSRQRTWGVPIAVFVHKDTQQLHPKNAELMEQVAQRMEQAGIDAWFDLEPAELLGADAANYVKVIDTLDVWFDSGVTHYAVLNQRDDLHFPADLYLEGSDQHRGWFQSSLLSSIAVHDVAPYKQVLTHGFTVDEKGHKMSKSQGNGVDPKKVCGDLGADILRLWIASADYRGEMTYSPEVMKRVADAYRRIRNTARFFLANLNGFDPETDLLPADQLLELDRWAVARAARLQTELQTAYEKYEFHVVVQKLQNFCSVEMGSFYLDVIKDRQYTTKADGVARRSCQTALYHVVQAFARWITPVLSFTGEEIFAQIPGQSDKSVLLQTYYDFPALNVSADFDDAFWMEVVEVREAVAKRLEKLRVDGKIGSSLDAEVTLSCGQELFAKLSRLQDELRFVLITSAAKVQRESAKGSNDTHIKLEGGDEMWIAAVASEHAKCARCWHLREDVGTHAEHPELCGRCVENVVGDGEQRQFA, from the coding sequence ATGCGCGGTAATCTGGCGCAGCGCGAACCGAAAATGTTTAACGAGTGGTTTGAACAAGGGCTGTACGAACAAATTCGCGCGGTGTCAAAAGGACGTCCCAAGTTTGTGCTGCACGATGGCCCTCCCTACGCCAATGGCGAAATTCATCTGGGTCATGCGGTTAACAAAGTACTGAAAGACGTGATTGTTAAATCGAAAACGCTGGCCGGATTTGATGCGCCCTACGTGCCCGGTTGGGACTGTCACGGTTTGCCGATTGAATTGCAGGTTGAGAAAAAAGTTGGCAAAGCCGGCGAAAAAGTGTCGGCAAAACAATTCCGCAAAGCTTGTCGCGAATACGCTGGCAAACAAGTTGAACTGCAAAAGGAAGGATTCAAGCGTCTGGGCGTGTTGGGTGATTGGAATAATCCCTACCTGACGATGAATTTCAAATTCGAAGCCGACATCGTGCGCGCGTTGGCGAAAATTATCGACAATGGTCATTTGCACAAAGGCTCCAAGCCTGTGCACTGGTGTGTGGACTGTGGTTCGGCACTGGCTGAAGCGGAAGTTGAATACGAAAACAAGCGTTCACCGGCGATTGATGTGCGCTTCTCCGTATTGGATGACGCAGCGTTTTTGGATCGTTGCCATCACGTGGACAACGTCGGCAGTGGCCCACTGTCCGTCGTGATCTGGACAACCACGCCCTGGACCTTGCCCGCAAACGAAGCGGTGGCACTGAACGGTAATCTGGATTACGTCATCGTCGAATGTGTTGGTGAACACGGAACCGAGCGTCTGCTGTTGGCCGAGGCAATGGTCAAAGAAGTGATGGGACGCTGGAAATTTGAAGAGCACCGCGTCATCGCCTATGCCAAGGGTGAAGCGCTGGAAGGCGTCAAACTGCAGCATCCGTTTTATGACAAACAGGTGCCGATTATTCTTGGCGATCACGTGACTACCGATGCCGGTACTGGTGCAGTTCACACTGCGCCTGCACATGGTCAGGAAGACTATGTGGCCGGTTCGCGCTACAACCTGCCAGTGGAAAATCCTGTGGGCGGCGACGGCAAATTTATTCCCGGCACTGCGTTGTTCGAAGGACAGCATGTGTTCAAGGCGAATGACAGTGTGCTGGAAGTGTTGCGCACCAATGGCAAATTGGTACACGCAGAAGCATTGAATCATAGCTATCCGCATTGCTGGCGTCACAAAACGCCGATTATTTTCCGCGCCACGCCGCAGTGGTTTATTTCCATGGAACAAAATGCGCTGCGCGATCACGCTAATCAGGCAATCAAAAACGTGCGCTGGATTCCCGAGTGGGGTCAGGCGCGTATCGAAGGCATGGTGGAGAAACGCCCCGATTGGTGCGTGTCTCGTCAGCGTACCTGGGGTGTGCCTATCGCCGTGTTCGTCCACAAGGACACTCAGCAGTTGCATCCGAAAAATGCCGAACTGATGGAGCAAGTTGCCCAGCGCATGGAACAGGCAGGAATCGATGCCTGGTTTGATCTTGAGCCGGCAGAATTGTTGGGCGCAGATGCGGCCAATTATGTGAAGGTTATTGACACGCTGGATGTGTGGTTTGACTCGGGCGTGACGCACTACGCGGTGCTGAATCAGCGTGATGATTTGCACTTCCCCGCCGATTTATATCTGGAAGGTTCTGACCAGCATCGCGGCTGGTTCCAGTCTTCGCTGTTGTCGTCGATTGCCGTGCATGATGTGGCGCCCTACAAACAAGTGTTGACGCATGGTTTTACCGTGGATGAAAAAGGCCACAAGATGTCCAAATCCCAGGGCAATGGCGTCGACCCGAAAAAAGTATGCGGCGACTTGGGGGCAGATATTCTGCGTCTGTGGATTGCCTCGGCGGATTACCGTGGCGAGATGACCTATTCACCAGAAGTGATGAAGCGCGTTGCGGATGCTTATCGCCGTATTCGCAACACCGCGCGTTTTTTCCTTGCCAACCTGAACGGGTTTGATCCTGAAACCGATTTGCTGCCTGCGGATCAGTTGCTTGAGCTTGATCGTTGGGCGGTGGCGCGTGCTGCCAGACTGCAAACCGAATTGCAGACTGCCTACGAAAAATATGAATTCCACGTAGTTGTGCAAAAGCTGCAAAATTTCTGTTCGGTGGAAATGGGCAGTTTTTACCTGGACGTGATTAAAGACCGTCAATACACCACCAAGGCGGATGGTGTGGCGCGACGTTCGTGTCAGACCGCCCTGTATCATGTGGTGCAAGCGTTTGCCCGCTGGATTACGCCGGTGTTGAGTTTTACTGGCGAGGAAATTTTTGCGCAGATTCCAGGTCAAAGCGACAAATCTGTTCTGTTGCAGACCTATTATGATTTTCCGGCATTGAATGTCAGTGCGGATTTTGACGATGCGTTCTGGATGGAAGTGGTTGAGGTGCGCGAAGCAGTCGCCAAGCGGCTGGAAAAGCTGCGCGTCGATGGCAAGATTGGTTCTTCGCTGGATGCGGAAGTGACGTTGTCCTGCGGTCAGGAGTTGTTTGCCAAGCTGTCGCGCCTGCAGGATGAATTGCGATTTGTGTTGATCACGTCTGCTGCCAAGGTGCAGCGCGAAAGTGCCAAAGGCAGCAACGACACGCATATTAAACTAGAGGGCGGCGATGAAATGTGGATTGCTGCGGTGGCAAGTGAACACGCCAAATGCGCACGCTGTTGGCATCTTCGTGAAGATGTTGGAACGCATGCAGAACACCCGGAGTTGTGTGGTCGCTGTGTGGAAAACGTGGTCGGCGATGGCGAACAACGTCAATTTGCGTAA
- a CDS encoding FAD:protein FMN transferase, producing MNPPFEMEQRDDCWLVKFSAMASPCELLIDQVSRSQATLAAQIAQQEALRIEQKFSRYRNDNIIFQINHNNGAPVSVDPETAQLLDYATTCYELSDGLFDITSGVLRRAWKFDRSDHLPSTDQVAQLLPLVGWNKIIWQRPSIQLQVGMEIDLGGIGKEYAVDRTALLLSQAGFSHFLVNFGGDLLAMGPRANGSPWLVGMDRIDPAQAHIKRLQLHHGALTTSGDTYRYLEKDGVRYSHILDPHTGWPVPEAPRTVTVHASTCVEAGILATFAMLHGKLAEQFLQEQQVKHWVQR from the coding sequence ATGAATCCTCCCTTTGAAATGGAACAACGCGACGACTGTTGGCTGGTAAAATTTTCTGCCATGGCCAGCCCGTGCGAGTTGCTAATCGATCAGGTCAGTCGCTCACAGGCGACGCTTGCCGCACAAATTGCGCAGCAGGAAGCCCTGCGAATTGAGCAAAAATTCAGTCGCTACCGCAACGACAATATTATTTTTCAGATCAATCACAACAACGGCGCCCCGGTCAGCGTTGATCCAGAAACCGCACAATTGCTGGATTACGCAACCACCTGTTACGAGCTCAGCGATGGCCTGTTTGACATCACTTCCGGCGTGCTGCGCCGCGCGTGGAAATTCGATCGCAGTGATCACCTGCCAAGCACCGATCAGGTTGCGCAACTCTTGCCTCTGGTGGGCTGGAACAAAATTATCTGGCAGCGGCCCAGCATTCAACTGCAAGTGGGCATGGAAATTGATCTGGGCGGTATCGGCAAAGAATACGCGGTGGATCGCACGGCGCTGCTACTTTCGCAGGCAGGTTTCAGTCATTTTCTGGTAAATTTTGGCGGTGACTTACTGGCGATGGGACCACGCGCAAACGGCAGTCCCTGGTTGGTGGGCATGGACCGCATTGATCCGGCACAGGCACATATCAAACGCCTGCAATTGCATCACGGCGCGTTGACCACCAGCGGTGATACGTACCGCTATCTGGAAAAAGACGGCGTGCGCTACAGCCATATTCTGGACCCGCACACCGGCTGGCCAGTGCCAGAAGCACCACGCACTGTGACCGTGCATGCGTCAACCTGCGTTGAGGCCGGCATACTGGCCACCTTTGCCATGCTGCACGGCAAGCTCGCAGAACAATTTCTGCAGGAACAACAAGTTAAACATTGGGTTCAACGCTAA
- the rpsT gene encoding 30S ribosomal protein S20, protein MANSPQAKKRARQAEDRRQRNVGQRSKMRTFVKKVRAAIATGNKEAAQAAFAAAAPVLDSMTNRGILHKNTAARYKSRLNDSIRAM, encoded by the coding sequence TTGGCTAACTCTCCACAAGCCAAAAAACGTGCTCGTCAAGCCGAGGACCGTCGTCAGCGTAACGTCGGCCAACGCTCTAAGATGCGTACCTTCGTGAAAAAAGTGCGTGCTGCCATCGCCACTGGCAACAAAGAAGCCGCTCAGGCTGCCTTTGCCGCAGCTGCACCAGTACTGGATAGCATGACTAACAGAGGCATTCTGCACAAGAATACCGCTGCTCGTTACAAATCCCGTCTGAACGACAGCATTCGCGCAATGTAA
- the ribF gene encoding bifunctional riboflavin kinase/FAD synthetase produces MEIIRGLNNLKARHRGCVATIGNFDGVHRGHQVILQRCRELAKRMNLPLLVITFEPYPDEFFARGNEPPRLTRFREKWGLLAQQGVDRVLCLRFNQSLAGMDATDFIRQVLVEGLGVRHLVVGDDFRFGRQRQGDFAMLCQAGKQHGFVVENTSTVAIDSDRVSSTRVRKALQAGELSQAAQMLGRPYFICGHVAHGDKRGRTIGFPTANIHMHRKVVPLKGVFAVSVDGLAANALPGVANVGLRPTVDGSRMLLEVHLFDFEQQIYGRHVQVNFHQFIRAEKKFDGLEALKQQIAADSTAARNFFKLQSN; encoded by the coding sequence ATGGAAATCATTCGCGGGCTCAACAATCTCAAGGCGCGTCATCGTGGCTGTGTGGCGACCATCGGCAATTTTGATGGTGTACATCGCGGCCATCAGGTGATTTTGCAGCGTTGTCGTGAACTGGCAAAACGCATGAATTTGCCGCTGCTGGTGATCACCTTCGAACCCTATCCCGATGAATTTTTTGCGCGGGGCAATGAGCCACCGCGGCTGACGCGTTTTCGTGAAAAATGGGGCTTGCTCGCCCAGCAGGGCGTGGATCGGGTTTTGTGTCTGCGGTTCAATCAATCGCTGGCCGGGATGGATGCCACTGATTTTATCCGCCAGGTGTTGGTGGAGGGATTGGGTGTGCGCCATTTGGTGGTGGGCGACGATTTCCGCTTTGGCAGGCAGCGGCAGGGCGATTTTGCTATGCTCTGTCAGGCAGGCAAACAGCATGGTTTTGTGGTGGAAAACACCTCAACAGTGGCGATCGACAGCGATCGTGTCAGTAGTACCCGGGTGCGTAAGGCACTGCAGGCGGGGGAGTTGAGTCAGGCAGCACAAATGCTGGGGCGGCCCTATTTCATCTGTGGCCACGTTGCTCACGGTGACAAGCGCGGCCGAACCATAGGCTTTCCCACGGCGAACATCCACATGCATCGCAAGGTGGTGCCGCTGAAGGGGGTGTTCGCGGTCAGTGTAGACGGGTTGGCGGCGAATGCCTTGCCCGGCGTGGCCAATGTGGGTTTGCGACCGACGGTGGATGGTAGCCGCATGCTGCTGGAAGTGCACTTGTTTGATTTCGAACAGCAGATTTATGGCCGCCATGTGCAGGTAAATTTTCATCAGTTTATCCGTGCCGAGAAAAAATTCGATGGCCTGGAGGCCCTGAAACAACAGATCGCAGCGGACAGCACTGCTGCGCGAAACTTTTTTAAATTGCAGTCCAACTAG
- a CDS encoding DUF4266 domain-containing protein, protein MFKDIADVQDIKAWERDIVAQDKMQLDANSLDRMADDKIYFSREASRGGGSFGGGGCGCN, encoded by the coding sequence ATGTTCAAAGATATTGCTGATGTGCAGGACATCAAGGCGTGGGAGCGTGACATTGTTGCGCAAGATAAAATGCAACTCGATGCCAATTCACTAGACAGAATGGCAGACGATAAAATTTATTTTAGTCGTGAAGCCTCTCGCGGCGGCGGCAGTTTTGGTGGTGGAGGCTGCGGATGCAATTAA
- the murJ gene encoding murein biosynthesis integral membrane protein MurJ, producing the protein MTGKLLKSTAVVSAMTMVSRVLGFLRDIVVARMFGADATTDAFFLAFKIPNFLRRLTAEGAFSQAFVPVFTEYKEQRSEAELKELLDRVAGAFGLVLLLITLIGVVAAPLLIMAFGPGFLEDEHKYGLAVDMLRITFPYILFISLVAFAGAILNSFGKFAVPALSPVLLNLCLIAAAIWLSPMMDEPVYALAWGVFVAGVAQLLFQLPFLMKIGLLPRPRWGAAHEGVRRIGRLMLPAIFGSSVVQINLLLDTVIASFLVTGSISWLYYSDRLVEFPLGVFGIALATVILPKLSKDVATKSMETFSQTLDWGMRWVLVIGAPATVGLILLATPLITTLFYGGQFGEDDVKMSALSLITMSIGLLAYIMVKVLAPGFYARQDTKTPVRIGIIAMVCNMGLNIVIVVPWVMLGYVGPHAGLALATAGSAFLNAGMLFHRLRKDGVYHAQPGWALFGLRVGAAALVMGAVLFWFVEPLEVWTQWSGMERAMHLMLWLAVGSGVYFATLVLSGFKLKRFLRGSF; encoded by the coding sequence CTGACCGGGAAATTATTAAAATCGACCGCCGTGGTGAGTGCCATGACCATGGTGTCGCGGGTGTTGGGTTTTTTGCGTGATATCGTGGTGGCGCGGATGTTTGGCGCGGATGCGACCACGGATGCGTTCTTTCTGGCATTCAAAATCCCGAATTTTCTCCGCCGTTTGACGGCAGAAGGTGCATTTTCACAGGCATTTGTCCCGGTTTTTACCGAATACAAGGAACAGCGCAGCGAGGCTGAGCTCAAGGAGTTGCTGGACCGGGTGGCGGGCGCCTTTGGTTTGGTGCTGTTGCTCATTACGCTGATTGGGGTGGTGGCAGCACCGCTGCTGATCATGGCGTTTGGGCCAGGATTCCTGGAGGACGAGCATAAGTACGGCCTGGCCGTCGACATGCTGCGAATAACCTTTCCCTACATTTTGTTTATTTCGCTGGTGGCGTTTGCGGGCGCGATTTTGAATAGTTTTGGCAAATTTGCGGTGCCGGCACTTTCACCGGTGTTGCTGAATTTGTGTTTGATCGCTGCCGCCATTTGGCTGTCGCCGATGATGGATGAGCCTGTCTACGCTTTGGCCTGGGGGGTGTTTGTCGCAGGGGTGGCGCAGTTACTGTTCCAATTGCCGTTTTTGATGAAAATTGGCTTGTTGCCCCGGCCTCGCTGGGGCGCAGCGCACGAAGGGGTGCGGCGGATTGGTCGTTTGATGTTGCCGGCGATTTTTGGCTCATCGGTGGTGCAAATCAACCTGTTGCTGGATACGGTGATTGCCTCGTTTTTGGTGACGGGCAGTATTTCCTGGTTGTACTACTCCGACCGTTTGGTGGAGTTTCCGTTGGGTGTGTTTGGTATTGCGCTGGCGACGGTGATTTTGCCCAAGCTGTCCAAGGATGTGGCGACCAAGTCGATGGAAACCTTTTCGCAGACACTGGACTGGGGGATGCGCTGGGTGCTGGTGATAGGCGCGCCGGCGACAGTGGGCTTGATTCTGCTGGCTACTCCTCTGATCACTACGCTGTTTTATGGTGGCCAGTTTGGCGAAGATGATGTGAAAATGTCGGCATTAAGCCTGATTACCATGTCGATTGGTCTGTTGGCCTATATCATGGTGAAGGTGTTGGCGCCGGGGTTTTATGCTCGCCAGGACACTAAAACCCCGGTGCGCATCGGCATTATCGCCATGGTGTGCAACATGGGTTTGAATATCGTGATAGTGGTGCCATGGGTGATGCTGGGCTACGTGGGGCCGCATGCCGGTCTGGCGTTGGCGACGGCGGGTTCGGCGTTTCTCAATGCCGGCATGCTGTTTCACCGGCTGCGCAAGGACGGGGTGTACCACGCCCAGCCCGGTTGGGCGCTGTTTGGTTTGCGGGTCGGTGCAGCGGCGCTGGTAATGGGGGCGGTACTGTTCTGGTTTGTGGAGCCGCTGGAGGTCTGGACCCAATGGTCGGGGATGGAGCGGGCAATGCACCTGATGCTGTGGCTGGCGGTTGGGTCCGGAGTCTATTTTGCCACCCTGGTGCTGAGCGGATTTAAGCTGAAGCGGTTCTTGCGCGGCAGTTTTTAA
- the lspA gene encoding signal peptidase II, whose amino-acid sequence MKKWVWLAVLAVVLDQITKIWANGALELHQRVDFLPMLNITLMYNEGAAFSFLSNAGGWQRWFFTVLAIAVSIFIIVWLRKLPEDENVQAAGLSLVLGGAIGNVLDRMMHGHVIDFIDFFYQSESCFVGFYYGGNGECHWPAFNIADSAIFLGAILLIATSFKSEKKNPQEL is encoded by the coding sequence CTGAAGAAGTGGGTTTGGCTGGCAGTGCTGGCGGTGGTGCTGGATCAGATCACCAAAATTTGGGCAAATGGCGCGCTGGAATTGCATCAGCGCGTGGATTTTCTGCCGATGCTGAACATTACCCTCATGTACAACGAAGGTGCGGCATTCAGCTTTTTGAGTAATGCCGGTGGCTGGCAGCGCTGGTTTTTTACCGTGCTGGCGATTGCCGTTTCCATTTTCATTATCGTCTGGCTGCGCAAGTTGCCTGAGGATGAAAATGTGCAGGCAGCGGGCTTGTCGCTGGTGTTGGGTGGTGCGATAGGTAACGTGCTTGATCGAATGATGCATGGACACGTTATCGACTTTATTGATTTCTTCTATCAAAGCGAAAGTTGTTTTGTGGGCTTTTATTACGGTGGCAACGGTGAGTGCCATTGGCCAGCGTTCAATATTGCAGACTCAGCCATTTTCCTTGGCGCGATTTTGCTGATTGCGACCAGTTTTAAATCCGAGAAGAAAAACCCGCAGGAGCTATAA
- a CDS encoding DUF1501 domain-containing protein: MNINRRRFLQGLGVIGANLAVPGLITTSLFSGKIMAAGYDQLDVEFDTTLTVDRMPRFINIFLYGGPSELAGNLSNIIDINANSQNRYPRTTIDGVSYGFDPNEANSLVTPNAFWKGAGGEIMESLLASGDMTVYRTMNRLKDTNRAHGICVHQNLVGNLNVYTPGMATTLAWILQNNNPFRYADGSVRPLSDVVFPFVSFEGESKVFNTSDLAILPELKPIALNAKVLNPYVRTDRTTAGLNNGGAIDLAIEELARQTSAASAYPMTHQSLIQRAEAAVHINEKIGNVTDNAATYGYGTGNFGERLSSAVSLVLNNPDTLFVSVGSGGLGGWDDHSEMMRRYPARMEELFVAINAAVKHLEAATAQGVAHADKVIINVYGEFGRNVNLNESLGWDHGTNQNLYTFGGKGLSANARKLGEIVGTTERVGDSGVNRQFTSPTAGSYQFEPFALASSMYHYFGVKNPQVFSGEPVIAGF, translated from the coding sequence ATGAATATTAATCGCCGCCGTTTTCTCCAGGGATTAGGCGTTATCGGCGCCAACCTCGCGGTTCCCGGCCTGATCACCACGAGTTTGTTTTCCGGCAAAATCATGGCTGCCGGTTACGATCAACTGGACGTGGAATTTGACACCACGCTCACGGTTGATCGCATGCCGCGTTTCATTAACATTTTTTTGTATGGCGGTCCGTCAGAGCTTGCCGGCAATTTGAGCAACATCATCGACATTAACGCCAATTCACAAAACCGCTATCCACGCACCACTATCGATGGTGTCAGTTACGGCTTCGATCCCAACGAAGCCAATTCACTGGTGACGCCCAATGCATTCTGGAAAGGCGCAGGCGGCGAAATCATGGAAAGTTTGCTCGCCTCCGGCGACATGACTGTTTATCGCACCATGAATCGCCTCAAAGACACCAATCGTGCCCACGGCATTTGTGTACATCAAAATCTGGTGGGCAATCTGAATGTCTACACACCCGGCATGGCAACCACGCTCGCGTGGATTTTGCAGAACAACAATCCATTCCGCTATGCCGATGGTTCAGTGCGACCGCTGTCTGATGTGGTATTTCCCTTCGTCAGTTTTGAAGGCGAATCCAAAGTCTTCAACACCAGCGATCTTGCCATCCTGCCCGAACTAAAACCTATTGCACTCAATGCCAAAGTGCTCAATCCGTATGTGCGCACTGATCGCACTACCGCCGGGCTCAACAACGGTGGCGCGATTGATTTGGCGATTGAAGAACTCGCACGCCAAACCAGCGCAGCCAGCGCCTATCCGATGACGCACCAAAGTTTAATTCAACGCGCCGAAGCTGCTGTTCATATCAACGAAAAAATTGGTAACGTCACCGACAACGCCGCCACCTATGGTTACGGCACTGGCAATTTTGGCGAACGCCTCAGCTCCGCCGTCAGTTTGGTGCTTAATAACCCTGACACTCTGTTTGTCAGTGTCGGCAGTGGTGGCCTAGGCGGCTGGGATGATCACTCGGAAATGATGCGCCGCTATCCGGCACGGATGGAAGAATTGTTTGTCGCGATCAATGCCGCAGTAAAACACCTTGAAGCGGCCACCGCCCAAGGCGTGGCCCATGCGGACAAGGTGATCATCAACGTGTATGGCGAATTTGGCCGCAATGTAAATCTAAACGAATCCCTGGGCTGGGATCACGGCACCAATCAGAATCTGTACACATTTGGCGGTAAAGGCTTGTCAGCCAACGCACGCAAACTGGGCGAAATCGTCGGCACCACCGAACGCGTCGGCGACAGTGGCGTGAATCGCCAATTTACTTCACCTACTGCTGGCAGTTATCAGTTCGAGCCGTTTGCGCTGGCGTCGAGCATGTATCACTATTTCGGCGTGAAAAATCCGCAAGTGTTCAGCGGCGAGCCGGTCATCGCTGGTTTCTAG
- a CDS encoding Nudix family hydrolase has translation MSQRIHVVAAAIVNAQGDVLIAKRAEHLHQGGLWEFPGGKLESGETARDALSRELHEELGIDVLEARPLIRVSHDYSDKSVLLDVWQVSRFAGQPHGREGQPIAWVAKASLQDYAFPAANQPIVDALQLPTHYLITPDPADEATFLAGLQRSLQAGIKLMQLRAKGLSETDYAALAKKVIELAHAHDCRVLLNAAPEMVQRLGADGVHLDSKRLAAAITRPLPDSLLVAASGHSLDELKKAEAIGANFALLSPVKYTKSHPDTEPLGWEMFGQIVDQLALPVYALGGVSDVDEAEAFAHGAQGCAGIRGYWRE, from the coding sequence GTGTCCCAGCGAATTCATGTGGTCGCTGCGGCCATCGTTAATGCGCAAGGCGATGTGTTAATTGCCAAACGCGCAGAGCATTTGCATCAGGGTGGCTTGTGGGAATTCCCTGGTGGCAAACTCGAATCGGGCGAAACCGCGCGCGATGCCTTGTCGCGTGAATTGCACGAAGAACTTGGCATTGATGTGCTGGAAGCCCGTCCCCTGATTCGCGTCAGTCATGACTACAGCGACAAGTCGGTGTTGCTCGATGTGTGGCAGGTGTCGCGCTTTGCGGGACAGCCGCACGGACGCGAGGGGCAGCCGATTGCGTGGGTGGCGAAGGCGAGTTTGCAAGATTACGCGTTCCCTGCGGCGAATCAGCCTATTGTCGATGCGCTGCAATTGCCAACGCATTATCTGATCACCCCTGATCCTGCCGACGAAGCGACGTTTCTTGCCGGTTTGCAACGCAGTCTGCAGGCGGGCATCAAACTGATGCAGTTGCGCGCCAAGGGTTTAAGTGAAACCGATTATGCTGCGCTGGCGAAAAAAGTAATTGAGCTGGCACATGCGCATGATTGTCGGGTGCTGCTCAATGCTGCGCCGGAAATGGTGCAGCGTTTGGGAGCCGATGGCGTGCATCTGGATAGCAAGCGTTTGGCGGCAGCTATAACGCGACCGCTGCCGGATTCGTTGTTGGTGGCGGCTTCGGGTCACAGTCTGGACGAATTGAAAAAAGCCGAAGCCATCGGCGCGAATTTCGCGCTGCTGTCTCCCGTGAAGTACACCAAATCACATCCGGATACCGAACCGCTGGGCTGGGAAATGTTTGGACAGATCGTTGATCAGTTGGCATTACCAGTGTACGCCCTGGGGGGCGTGAGTGATGTGGATGAGGCTGAGGCGTTTGCGCACGGCGCACAAGGTTGTGCCGGAATCCGAGGTTATTGGCGCGAATAA